In Chiroxiphia lanceolata isolate bChiLan1 chromosome 2, bChiLan1.pri, whole genome shotgun sequence, a single genomic region encodes these proteins:
- the CDCA3 gene encoding cell division cycle-associated protein 3, with product MGASGSAPATPAAPCNKHLAHVSDPRSPTAGILRTPIEVVSSPAGSPQPSPAEPPAGTTQERDPRSPTPGISRTPMRAVSSDSVDRLVKQLSEAFGAEAAAPGAADPTEEPARRSAPPAAGEPEGLLSPSTGPSRPARPAGHGLTSVTKPVRHKPNNKIMATSGGTGRSPLSILRDDNSPSTPAPRQGKKHVLGENVGEKKEVTVDLSRSLKSGNCAWNDLNKENQQCPFVEN from the exons ATGGGGGCCTCGGGCAGCGCCCCTGCCACCCCCGCCGCGCCCTGCAACAAGCACCTAGCGCACGTCAGCGACCCCCGCTCCCCCACCGCCGGCATTCTGCGCACCCCCATCGAG GTGGTGAGCTCCCCGGCGGGCAGCCCGCAGCCCAGCCCCGCCGAGCCGCCGGCGGGCACCACCCAAGAGCGGGACCCGCGCTCGCCCACGCCCGGCATCTCCCGCACGCCCATGAGAGCCGTGTCGAGTG ACAGCGTGGACCGCCTAGTGAAGCAGCTCAGCGAGGCCTTCGGGGCAGAGGCCGCGGCCCCGGGAGCGGCCGATCCCACAGAAGAGCCAGCCCGGAGGAGCGCCCCGCCCGCGGCGGGGGAGCCGGAGGGGCTGCTCTCCCCCAGCACGGGCCCTTCtcggcccgcccgccccgccgggcacGGCTTGACCTCCG TGACCAAGCCTGTAAGACACAAGCCCAACAACAAAATCATGGCAACGTCTGGAGGAACTGGCCGCTCTCCCCTCAGCATTCTACGAGATGATAATTCTCCCAGTACTCCTGCTCCTCGCCAG gGCAAGAAGCATGTGTTGGGAGAGAACGttggggaaaagaaggaagtgaCAGTGGACTTGAGTAGGAGCCTTAAATCTGGGAACTGTGCTTGGAATGACTTGAACAAAGAGAACCAACAGTGTCCTTTTGTGGAGAATTAG
- the GNB3 gene encoding guanine nucleotide-binding protein G(I)/G(S)/G(T) subunit beta-3, producing MGEMEQMKQEAEQLKKQIADARKACADTTLAQIVSGVEVVGRIQMRTRRTLRGHLAKIYALHWSTDSKLMVSASQDGKLIVWDTYTTNKVHAIPLRSSWVMTCAYAPSGNFVACGGLDNVCSIYSLKSREGNVKVSRELSAHTGYLSCCRFLDDNSIVTSSGDTTCALWDIETGQQKTVFLGHTGDCMSLAVSPDFKLFISGACDATAKLWDVREGSCRQTFGGHESDINAISFFPNGEAICTGSDDATCRLFDLRADQELIVYSHESIICGITSVALSRSGRLLLAGYDDFNCNIWDSLKAERVGILSGHDNRVSCLGVTADGMAVATGSWDSFLKIWN from the exons ATGGGGGAAATGGAACAGATGAAGCAGGAGGCTGAGCAGCTGAAGAAGCAGATTGCG gatgcCCGGAAAGCCTGTGCAGACACAACACTGGCTCAG ATTGTTTCTGGAGTGGAGGTTGTTGGCCGCATCCAGATGCGGACCCGAAGGACCCTGCGGGGGCACCTGGCCAAGATCTACGCCTTGCACTGGTCCACAGACTCCAA ACTTATGGTCAGTGCCTCACAAGATGGGAAACTGATTGTGTGGGACACATACACAACTAACAAG GTTCACGCCATCCCTTTGCGTTCTTCCTGGGTCATGACCTGTGCCTATGCTCCCTCAGGGAATTTTGTGGCCTGTGGGGGTCTTGACAATGTGTGCTCCATCTACAGCCTCAAGTCTCGTGAAGGCAACGTCAAAGTGAGCAGGGAGCTCTCAGCCCATACAG gatACCTCTCCTGCTGCCGATTTCTTGATGACAACAGTATTGTGACGAGCTCTGGAGACACCACGTG TGCGCTCTGGGACATTGAGACAGGGCAGCAGAAGACTGTGTTCTTGGGACACACCGGAGACTGTATGAGCTTGGCTGTCTCCCCAGACTTCAAACTCTTTATCTCTGGGGCTTGTGATGCTACTGCCAAACTCTGGGATGTGCGGGAGGGCTCCTGCCGTCAGACCTTTGGAGGACATGAGTCTGATATCAACGCCATCTCT TTCTTCCCTAATGGTGAAGCCATCTGCACCGGCTCAGATGATGCCACCTGCCGTCTGTTTGACCTCCGGGCGGACCAGGAGCTCATAGTGTACTCTCACGAGAGCATCATCTGTGGAATCACATCAGTCGCCCTTTCCCGCAGTGGGCGTCTCTTGCTTGCTGGGTACGATGACTTCAACTGCAACATCTGGGACTCCCTGAAAGCAGAGCGTGTGG GAATACTTTCTGGCCACGATAACAGAGTGAGCTGCCTGGGCGTGACAGCAGACGGCATGGCTGTTGCCACTGGCTCCTGGGACAGCTTCCTCAAGATTTGGAACTGA
- the P3H3 gene encoding prolyl 3-hydroxylase 3 has translation MASLLCLSLLAAAAAATSPGRLVPYDLLYADGVRAYLARDWARAAELLQRALHSYAGLRAARRACRAACAREEPFPAGPGRWEAALLGPVLQRAGCLQRCLGRRLLPAPSAHRASRAVRRDFERREPYNYLQVAFFKLKKLDQAVSAAHTFFVANPQHLQMREDIEKYQRMSGVKSNSFRDLEAMPHWEAYEAGVQHYDADEYVLAMAKLEESLTEALSALEDCRALCEGPWEDEDEEEDMQPGLYEAIAAHYIQVLKCRQQCVLEIATKPGRISATEDFIPSHLDLLQFAYNQVGNQTLAAECAASYLLFYPTDEPMLEKMKQYRTELGEDTAVTARQNIQHYVQRSLMEKKLIYYSVEHLGETFNDPDLWTPDELIPENLKEKYREDQEKQKEETLDMEEREKRGPLPFEGIAVTMDSHQMNGTQRVVFDRVLTESECKDLLRLTKAAGEAGDGYRARRSPHTPHERFEGLTVLKAMQLAQNGDVDWRDAKLLLQASEKSRKIIESYFTPGKKLHFSFTHLVCRTAVDGQQEGRMDLSHPVHADNCLLDPEGQECWKEPPAYIYRDYSGILYLNDDFQGGGLFFTEVDAVTVTAEVHPKCGRLVAFSSGKENPHGVWAVSRGRRCAIALWYTHSREHAEQERVKAEELMEQKAVEQDRLDGEKHQGTDRSSRSSSEPPVPNGGTKPANRRQKPGSDSKQHPKVLRARDEF, from the exons ATGGCCTCgctgctctgcctcagcctcctcgctgccgccgccgccgccacgtCGCCGGGCCGGCTGGTGCCGTACGACCTGCTGTACGCGGACGGGGTGCGCGCCTACCTGGCGCGGGACTGGGCGCGGGCGGCCGAGCTGCTGCAGCGCGCCCTGCACAGCTAcgcggggctgcgggcggcCCGCCGCGCCTGCCGCGCCGCCTGCGCCCGGGAGGAGCCCTtccccgccgggccggggcgcTGGGAGGCCGCGCTGCTCGGCCCGGTGCTGCAGCGAGCCGGCTGCCTGCAGCGCTGCCTGGGGCGGCGGCTGCTCCCCGCGCCCTCCGCCCACCGCGCCAGCCGCGCCGTGCGCCGCGACTTCGAGCGCAGGGAGCCCTACAACTACCTCCAGGTGGCCTTCTTCAAG CTGAAGAAGCTGGATCAGGCCGTCTCTGCCGCTCACACCTTCTTCGTCGCTAATCCCCAGCATCTCCAAATGCGGGAGGACATCGAGAAGTACCAGCGTATGTCAGGGGTGAAGTCAAACAGCTTCCGGGACCTGGAGGCCATGCCACACTGG GAAGCATATGAGGCTGGTGTGCAGCACTACGATGCAGATGAGTACGTGCTGGCCATGGCCAAGCTGGAGGAGTCACTCACAGAGGCCCTGTCAGCACTGGAGGACTGTCGTGCTCTGTGTGAAGGGCCTTGGGAGGAtgaggacgaggaggaggacATGCAACCTGGGCTGTATGAAGCCATTGCAG CCCATTATATTCAGGTTTTGAagtgcaggcagcagtgtgTCCTTGAAATTGCCACAAAGCCAGGGCGGATCTCTGCCACGGAAGATTTCATACCCTCTCATCTTGATTTACTGCAGTTTGCCTACAATCAAG TTGGGAACCAGACACTAGCTGCTGAATGTGCTGCTTCCTACTTGCTCTTCTATCCCACGGATGAGCCCATGttggagaaaatgaaacagtatCGCACAGAactgggagaggacacagctgtTACAGCCAGACAG aaTATTCAACACTATGTGCAGAGATCTTTGATGGAGAAGAAGTTGATTTATTATTCAGTGGAACATCTAGGAGAAACTTTTAATGATCCT GATCTTTGGACTCCAGATGAGCTTATTCCTGAAAACCTAAAGGAGAAATACAG AGAGGATCAGGAGAAGCAAAAAGAGGAAACTCTGGATatggaagagagggagaagaggg GCCCTTTGCCTTTTGAGGGTATTGCTGTCACGATGGATTCCCACCAGATGAATGGAACCCAGAGGGTTGTGTTTGACAGAGTGCTGACGGAGTCTGAGTGTAAGGACCTTCTCCGATTGACAAAG gcagcaggagaggcaggagatggCTACAGGGCAAGACGGTCACCTCACACCCCACATGAGAGATTTGAAGGGTTAACTGTTTTGAAGGCCATGCAG CTGGCCCAAAATGGGGACGTGGACTGGAGAGACGCGAAATTGCTTCTGCAGGCTAGTGAGAAATCTCGGAAAATCATAGAGTCCTATTTTACCCCTGGAAAGAAACTCCATTTTTCGTTCACACACCTTGTGTGTCGCACGGCAGTAGATG GGCAACAGGAAGGTCGCATGGATCTTAGTCATCCTGTCCATGCTGATAATTGTCTCTTGGATCCTGAGGGGCAAGAGTGCTGGAAAGAACCACCTGCCTATATATACAGGGACTACAG TGGCATTCTCTACCTCAATGATGACTTCCAAGGTGGGGggcttttcttcactgaagtgGACGCTGTGACTGTCACA GCGGAGGTGCATCCTAAGTGCGGGAGGCTGGTGGCCTTCAGCTCTGGCAAGGAGAACCCCCACGGCGTGTGGGCAGTGAGCCGCGGAAGGCGCTGTGCCATTGCTCTCTGGTACACACACTCCCGGGAGCACGCGGAGCAG GAACGGGTGAAGGCGGAGGAGCTGATGGAGCAGAAGGCTGTGGAGCAGGACCGGCTTGATGGAGAAAAACATCAGGGGACTGATCGCAGCAGCAGATCTTCCTCAGAGCCTCCTGTTCCCAACGGTGGAACCAAGCCTGCAAATCGGAGACAGAAGCCTGGCTCAGACAGCAAGCAGCACCCCAAGGTGCTGCGGGCCAGAGATGAGTTCTGA
- the GPR162 gene encoding probable G-protein coupled receptor 162 translates to MGDSDSESTLHNNSLWWLACGMLALLANSWIILSITAKQQKHKPLELLLCFLAGTHILMAAVPLTTYAVVQLRRESSDYDWNESICKVFVSTYYTLALATCFTVASLSYHRMWMVRWPVNYRLSNAKKQALHAVMGIWMVSFILSTLPSIGWHNNGERYYARGCQFIVSKIGLGFGVCFSLLLLGGIVMGLVCVGITFYQTLWAHRRRRRCHHQRAEEASSCSSSAHTTFNVPAIVVEDVRGKRRSSLDGSESAKTSLQMTNLISAIVFLYDTLTGVPILVVSFFSLRYDTAPTWMVLAVLWCSMVQTLLLPSFIWSCERYRADLRTVWEQCVAIMSEEDADDDGVCDDYGDGRICKVRFDANGAAAVKRDSRDIKLLPMHHMLLPQDKVHYLQVPISRRMSHDETNIFSAHRSAPSFLHKWSSSDDIRIATPRKPGAPGFLPPQLHDYQHRRRPPEDELTTLRQFLEGGLLPRGSSSSACFFRDEITTFIDETPQPTPACSPRHSRLLLASRRDRRLSLGSREEENADRPRRCSVVGNEVWHVQNGEQASCERTLEACEPQTFQDPKL, encoded by the exons ATGGGGGACTCTGATTCAGAGTCCACCTTGCACAACAACTCACTGTGGTGGCTGGCATGTGGCATGCTAGCTCTGTTGGCCAACTCTTGGATCATCCTCAGCATCACAGCcaaacagcagaaacacaagcctctggagctgctgctaTGCTTCCTTGCTGGCACCCACATCCTTATGGCAGCAGTACCCCTCACCACCTATGCCGTGGTGCAGCTGCGGCGCGAGTCCTCTGACTATGACTGGAACGAAAGCATCTGCAAGGTCTTCGTCTCCACATACTACACCCTGGCACTGGCCACCTGCTTCACAGTGGCCTCCCTGTCCTACCACCGGATGTGGATGGTGAGATGGCCAGTCAACTACCGCCTGAGCAATGCCAAGAAGCAGGCTCTGCACGCAGTCATGGGCATCTGGATGGTGTCATTCATCCTCTCCACCCTGCCCTCCATCGGCTGGCACAACAACGGCGAGCGCTACTATGCCCGGGGCTGCCAGTTCATTGTCAGCAAAATAGGGCTAGGCTTCGGTGTCTGCTTTAGCCTCCTGCTGCTCGGAGGAATCGTCATGGGCTTGGTGTGTGTGGGTATCACTTTCTACCAAACCCTGTGGGCACACAGAAGACGCCGGCGGTGCCATCatcagagagcagaggaagcATCATCCTGCTCTTCATCAGCACACACCACTTTCAATGTGCCAGCCATTGTGGTGGAGGATGTACGAGGCAAAAGGAGGTCTTCACTGGATGGCTCTGAGTCAGCCAAGACTTCCTTGCAGATGACCAACCTCATAAGTGCTATTGTCTTCCTGTATGACACACTCACTGGGGTGCCTATCTTG GTTGTGAGCTTTTTTAGCCTGCGCTATGATACGGCCCCCACCTGGAtggtcctggctgtgctctggtgTTCCATGGTGCAGACCTTGCTGCTCCCGTCTTTCATCTGGTCCTGCGAGCGCTACCGAGCAGATCTCCGCACCGTGTGGGAGCAGTGTGTGGCTATCATGTCTGAGGAAGACGCAGATGATG ATGGTGTGTGTGATGATTATGGTGATGGCAGGATCTGCAAAGTGAGATTTGATGCGAACGGTGCTGCAGCTGTGAAGCGGGACTCCCGGGACATCAAGCTGCTGCCCATGCACCACATGTTGTTGCCCCAAGACAAGGTGCACTACCTGCAG gtCCCTATCTCACGGAGAATGTCACATGATGAGACTAACATCTTCTCCGCCCACCGCTCTGCTCCATCCTTCCTACACAAGTGGTCTTCATCTGACGACATCCGCATTGCTACCCCCCGCAAGCCTGGGGCCCCTGGATTCTTGCCTCCTCAGCTGCATGACTACCAGCACCGCCGCCGGCCCCCGGAAGATGAGCTGACAACCCTACGGCAATTTTTGGAGGGGGGGCTACTGCCCCGGGGCTCCAGCTCCAGCGCCTGCTTCTTCCGAGATGAGATCACCACATTCATCGACGAGACGCCGCAACCCACCCCAGCCTGCAGCCCACGGCACTCTCGTCTCCTGCTCGCATCACGCCGCGATCGCCGCCTCTCCCTcggcagcagagaggaggagaatgCCGACCGGCCACGGCGCTGCTCCGTGGTTGGCAACGAAGTCTGGCATGTGCAGAATGGAGAGCAGGCGTCATGTGAAAGGACCCTTGAGGCCTGCGAGCCACAGACCTTCCAGGATCCCAAACTATGA